CAGGAAGCCGGGCAATGGCAGCGCGAGCCGGGGTTACCTCCGCGCGCCCCCGCCCTCCCTcgctcccaccccctccctccccgcGCGCCGGCCCCGCCCCGGTCGCGCGCTAACTCCGGAGCTCGGGTGGCAAATTCCGCTCAGAAGGAGTCGAGGAGGGTGAAGGCAGCGCTGGAGTCGCAGGCGCAGAGGGGGCCCCGGGTCCCAAGGCTCGCCCGAGGGCCCCCACCCTCCCCTCGCCCGGGCCGCGCTCCGGAGGAGTGGCGTCAAGCTGCTGGATAACCGGTTCCTGCTCGCGCGCGCGCGCCGCCGGGCTCTGCCGCCGCTCTGTGGGCGCCAGGCTTCCCGGGCCGCGGATTCGGGGCGTGCTGGCCCCTGGCACTCCTAGCTGCGCCCTGGGCCCCAGTGCTTCCTCCGTTCCCCACAACCTGCGGCCACCGCGGGCGGCTCGTGCGGGCTCGGGCTGCTGAGCCGGAGCCTGGGATGGGGTGCAGCTCTCGGCGCTCAGGGCGCCCCGGGGCGCCCTGGGACTCTGGCGCCCAGAAAGAGCGCCGGCTGGGGAGACGCCGCCACTTCCCAGCTGCTCAGCGTCTCCAGGGGCTCTCAGGCAGTCCCCACCAAAGGTGTTCGCACGTCCTAAAAGCTTGCTTCTTCGGAACCGTTGGAACTCagatcttacacacacacacacacacacacacacacacacacacacacacacacacacacacacacacacacacacacacacactgaatgggTTTGATAGAAAACTTTCTTTTTCACACTCTCCACTCTCTCAGTCTCTCCAGGTCTGCACCTACAAAGGACAGTCCGGTGGGAAATGTGGCCACACACTCCGATCCCCCTCACTTCATTTTCTACACATTCCTGGAGGAGCCTCCTCGAAATAATTTCCCCGGATTGTTCGTACTGGCGGACCCCAGGTTCCAGCCGAATAAACTTGCCGAGATCGTCTACCTGTGTGTACTTTCCAAAGCGAGAGGAAAGAATATTTTCGGCCCAACCCCGAACAAggcaattctttctttctttctttctttctttctttctttctttctttctttctttctttctttctttctttctttttttttttttaaagcatggcATCTCCTACTGACTACTAGGGACCACATTCACACCCTTTCCTAGTCCTTTCTCCTCATCTTCTGCCACTTTCACCCCAACAGGCGGGTGAAAAGTTTGAACCACAGTGTGTGCGTGGGTGAGTTCGGCAGCCGCTGGGAGCAAGGTAGAGCGGAGCACGGGGACGCCCAGGCCGCGCGGTCCGCTGCAGTCGCTGACCGGGCGCGGGGCGACCAGAAGGAAGGGGGGAGCCCGCTGAGTGAAAAGGGGCTGCGACTGCCGCTCATCAAAgtgcttctcccctcccccacgcgACACTTTTCTTTGGAGTCCGAATAAAATACGGTAACAGAATATGACGGAGGGCACACTGTTTCCTTAACTGCTTCTCAAAGGACCGAGAGATCTTCTTAGGACCTTTAATAAGGCTTTGGTCGGTTCTTTTGTTGGTCTCTCAAAATCAACTCCTTCTAATTGAAGTTGGAGCTGAAAGCGAGCTAATGTTCAAAGAAAGTGGCCGCCAGACTAACgaaattacatttttttgaaCGATGAGGGAACATCTAATCAaaggggcagggaaggagggGTGTGAGAGGGGGGACTACGGAGGAGAAAAGGAGGTTTTACAAGATCCTTCTCTGGTTCACAAAAGTCAGCGACATGGGCGCTTCTCTCCAGAACAAAGACGCCGCAGCCCATTCACAAAagcgagagaaagagaaagcagaatAAAAGAACGCGGGGAAAGGGGggaagtgagagggagagagataaacCTGCAGGCAGAAAAGAAACAGCGCTGGCCCGAGCACACACCTTAGGCTCTCGGGTCCCTACCAGTAGACCCCAAGGCAGACGCACGGTCAGGCTCAGCCGCGGGGGCCATCCTGAGTTTAAAGAAAGAAACGAAATACACTCCTGCCCCCAGTTCCCGGGAAAGGCGCGGGCTAGGGCGCACTAGTTTGGCGGGCACGAAAACGCTGAGGTCCTGGGGAGTGCACTGAAGGCATCCCTGTCCTGGTCTTCGGGCTGTGAGCCCGGGTTGGCCCTCTGGGACCCGGGGTGCACGTCTGGCTAGGAAACTCTGCTAGTCTGGCCTCTTCGGGGCTGGTTCGTTGGCAGTCTTCGAACCTCGCCAGGGTCAGGCTTGACGAAGTGGGGGCGGCTGTACGCATAGGAATGTGCCCGCGAGGTCCCCAAGGCCCACCGCGTGGGAGCCGGTCGCTGTGGGTTCCCGATGCTGTTCCCCTCCATTCTCAGGGAAGTGGGAGGTATCGAGTGGCAAGGACCCGACCCCCCACAACCCCCCGCGCGCCATGAGAGTATTTATCTAATCCCAAATTGGAGGCGAATTTCCTTAATGCTCATCCTGTAAAACCTTGGGattagggagaaagaagaggcagagggggtgggggaggggaggagggggggggagttGAAAGTTTCTTGAATTCAGCGCAGAAGATTGAGGCAGCCTTTGCTAGGCAAATGTCCAGGTCGGGGACACTGGTCCAGAAGCTTCGACGGTTCTCTCAAAGGGTACTTGTGCAGCCAGGGCACAGCAGGGGCAGCGTTGGagaaggggtggtggtggtggctcagtTTAAGGCCCATATCCAGAAGCGTGCCCCATTCCTGGGCGCAGCATCTAAGTGCTCCCAGGACCACTGGCTCTAGAAATATTAGGGACTGGGAAGGGGCTTGGACCCCCGGCCAGGAGAAAGTTCCGCACCCGCCCTCCAAACGCTCCCATCCCCCCGCGGCCCTGACCCACTGTCTCTTCACCCTGAGCGGGTTTTCTAGGTCTCTGTCCGATAGCGGGCAGGATTCTTGCTTGCCCTAAGGAGCCCGACTCCGGGCACTGTGCTGAGCTGCCGCAACGCGACTCCCAGGCTGCGGCCCAACTCCACGGTCCAGGTCCGTGCTCCACCGCCGCTGAGGGGCGTTCGGGCGCTGCGGAGAGAGCCCCTCCGAGGCTGGGAACCAAGCAGGAGGGGCCCCCAATCACTAGCAATGCTAGGGGAGTTTTGTCACCTCAAGGTCTGGGGCGACTTGGGAGAAGGGGAAAGCGCCTCTCCGAGAGGCCCCTGTAAAGGGGAAGGTTTCTCCAACCCATCCTAAACCAAGCCCCAGGATGCTCCGGGCGGTGAATTTCCTAGTACCGGTTTACCTGGGTTGGATTGGATTCTGAATTTTCCCCAGAGAGCAGCAACTTGCTGTTCTGCTCTCATAAAGAGGACAAAGACTCGATTTCATTTCGTTCCAATAACTtttcatcagaaagaaaaagaagaaaattctttGCCATCAGGGAATTgtggcaagttttttttttaaaaaaccattttgAAGGACGAATAATTGGAAACGGCAGCATACTTTTccagagaagtgtgtgtgtgtgtgtgtgtgtgtgtgtgtgtgtgagtgtgtgcgcgcgcgcgtgagagagagagagagagagagagagagagagagagagagagaataaatagagagagcaggagcaagagcaaGGCTAAAGAAGACGCCAGTGTTTTCCGTAAGTTTCCAGACTTGTTGAAGGAGCTCTCTTTGTTTGGACACCCAATACAGAAGAGCCCATTTTTACCGTGGCTTAGAAATTGCTAC
This is a stretch of genomic DNA from Rattus norvegicus strain BN/NHsdMcwi chromosome 14, GRCr8, whole genome shotgun sequence. It encodes these proteins:
- the LOC120096523 gene encoding collagen alpha-1(III) chain-like, with protein sequence MGGEGKGRTRGAWAEGPQARSRRGSVRLRPSEEAGEGAAGSRAAWGPSGCLGAPGLSPQPRPPAGDRGSEGGFQEGEARGATIVPGGARPRDSLLTCPRLPRLFTIYLAPSPRPAGSQPAKRRRTGVTPAAGLGPQLRPGPQCFLRSPQPAATAGGSCGLGLLSRSLGWGAALGAQGAPGRPGTLAPRKSAGWGDAATSQLLSVSRGSQAVPTKVSPGLHLQRTVRWEMWPHTPIPLTSFSTHSWRSLLEIISPDCSYWRTPGSSRINLPRSSTCVYFPKREERIFSAQPRTRRVKSLNHSVCVGEFGSRWEQGRAEHGDAQAARSAAVADRARGDQKEGGSPLSEKGLRLPLIKVLLPSPTRHFSLESE